A single Pseudomonas sp. DC1.2 DNA region contains:
- a CDS encoding carbon-nitrogen hydrolase family protein — protein MRVALYQCPPLPLDVAGNLQRLHQLALEAKGADLLVLPEMFLTGYNIGVDAVNVLAEVYNGESAQQVARIAKAAGIAIVYGYPERTEDGQIYNSVQLIDAHGERLCNYRKTHLFGDLDHSMFSAGGDDFPLVELNGWKLGFLICYDLEFPENARRLALAGAELILVPTANMAPYEFIADVTVRARAFENQCYVAYANYCGHEDDIHYCGQSSIAAPDGSRIAQAGLDEALIIGELDRQLMSDSRAANRYLLDRRPELYGALSKR, from the coding sequence ATGCGCGTAGCCCTTTACCAATGCCCACCACTGCCTCTGGACGTCGCAGGTAACCTGCAACGCCTGCATCAACTGGCGCTGGAGGCCAAGGGCGCAGACTTACTGGTGTTGCCAGAGATGTTCCTCACCGGCTACAACATTGGCGTCGATGCGGTCAACGTGCTGGCAGAGGTGTACAACGGTGAATCTGCGCAGCAGGTGGCGCGCATTGCCAAAGCGGCGGGCATTGCCATCGTGTATGGCTACCCAGAGCGCACGGAAGACGGGCAGATTTACAACTCGGTGCAGTTGATCGACGCCCATGGCGAGCGGTTGTGCAACTACCGCAAGACTCATCTGTTCGGCGACCTTGATCACTCAATGTTCAGCGCTGGGGGGGATGATTTTCCTCTGGTTGAGCTCAATGGCTGGAAACTCGGGTTCCTGATCTGCTACGACCTGGAGTTCCCGGAAAACGCCCGGCGCCTGGCCTTAGCCGGTGCCGAGTTGATCCTGGTGCCGACGGCGAACATGGCACCCTACGAATTCATCGCCGACGTCACGGTCCGCGCCCGTGCCTTTGAAAACCAGTGTTATGTGGCCTACGCCAACTACTGCGGCCATGAAGACGATATCCACTACTGTGGCCAAAGCAGCATCGCCGCGCCCGATGGCAGCCGCATCGCCCAGGCGGGTCTCGATGAGGCGCTGATTATCGGCGAATTGGATCGTCAATTAATGAGCGATTCCCGCGCGGCCAACCGCTACCTCCTTGATCGCCGCCCCGAGCTTTACGGCGCGCTGAGCAAACGCTGA
- a CDS encoding flavin monoamine oxidase family protein, translating into MNKNNRHPADGKKPVTIFGPDFPFAFDDWIEHPAGLGSIPAQHHGAEVAIVGGGIAGLVAAYELMKLGLKPVVYEASKMGGRLRSQAFNGADGIIAELGGMRFPVSSTAFYHYVDKLGLETKPFPNPLTPASGSTVIDLEGKTHYAEKLTDLPALFQEVADAWADALEAGSRFGDIQQAIRDRDVPRLKELWNKLVPLWDDRTFYDFVATSKAFAKLSFHHREVFGQVGFGTGGWDSDFPNSMLEIFRVVMTNCDDHQHLVVGGVEQVPLGIWRHAPERCVHWPVGTSLSSLHSGAPRTGVKRIAHADGGRFAVTDNWGDTREYAAVLTTCQSWLLTTQIECDETLFSQKMWMALDRTRYMQSSKTFVMVDRPFWKDKDPETGRDLMSMTLTDRLTRGTYLFDNGKFDNGVDKPGVICLSYSWMSDALKMLPQPVEKRVKLALDALKKIYPKVDIAARIIGDPITVSWEADPHFLGAFKGALPGHYRYNQRMYAHFMQDDMPAEQRGIFIAGDDVSWTPAWVEGAVQTSLNAVWGIMKHFGGETHAENPGPGDVFNEIGPIVLPE; encoded by the coding sequence ATGAACAAGAACAATCGCCATCCTGCAGACGGTAAAAAGCCAGTCACCATTTTCGGCCCGGACTTCCCTTTTGCCTTCGACGACTGGATTGAACATCCGGCGGGCCTCGGCAGCATCCCGGCACAGCATCACGGCGCAGAAGTGGCGATTGTCGGTGGGGGTATCGCAGGGTTGGTGGCGGCTTACGAACTGATGAAGCTCGGCCTCAAACCTGTCGTATACGAAGCCTCGAAAATGGGCGGTCGCCTGCGCTCCCAAGCGTTTAATGGCGCCGATGGCATCATCGCCGAACTGGGCGGCATGCGCTTCCCGGTATCGTCCACTGCGTTTTATCACTACGTCGATAAGCTCGGCCTCGAAACAAAACCGTTCCCGAACCCGCTGACACCGGCTTCCGGCAGCACCGTCATCGACCTGGAAGGCAAAACCCATTACGCAGAGAAACTGACGGATCTTCCTGCGCTGTTCCAGGAAGTCGCTGACGCCTGGGCCGACGCGCTGGAAGCAGGTTCGCGCTTCGGCGATATCCAGCAAGCCATTCGCGACCGCGACGTACCGCGCCTCAAAGAGCTTTGGAACAAGCTGGTTCCGCTGTGGGATGACCGCACCTTCTACGACTTCGTTGCCACGTCCAAAGCGTTCGCCAAGCTCTCGTTCCATCACCGCGAAGTATTCGGCCAAGTGGGCTTCGGTACTGGCGGCTGGGACTCGGACTTCCCCAACTCAATGCTGGAAATCTTTCGCGTGGTGATGACCAACTGCGACGATCACCAGCACCTGGTGGTCGGCGGTGTGGAACAAGTGCCCCTGGGCATCTGGCGCCATGCCCCGGAGCGTTGCGTGCATTGGCCCGTAGGCACCAGCCTGAGCTCGCTGCACAGCGGCGCACCACGCACAGGTGTGAAACGCATTGCCCATGCGGACGGCGGGCGTTTTGCGGTCACCGACAACTGGGGCGATACCCGTGAATACGCGGCGGTGCTGACAACCTGCCAGAGCTGGCTGCTGACCACCCAGATCGAGTGCGATGAAACCTTGTTTTCGCAAAAGATGTGGATGGCCCTGGACCGTACCCGCTACATGCAATCATCGAAAACCTTCGTGATGGTCGACCGGCCGTTCTGGAAGGACAAGGACCCGGAAACCGGTCGCGACTTGATGAGCATGACACTCACCGACCGCCTGACCCGTGGTACCTATTTGTTTGATAACGGCAAATTCGACAACGGCGTCGATAAACCGGGCGTGATTTGCCTGTCGTACTCGTGGATGAGCGATGCGCTGAAAATGCTCCCGCAACCTGTGGAAAAGCGCGTGAAGCTGGCACTGGATGCGTTGAAAAAAATCTACCCGAAAGTCGATATCGCGGCGCGCATCATCGGCGACCCGATTACTGTGTCCTGGGAAGCCGACCCGCATTTTCTCGGCGCGTTCAAAGGCGCCCTACCCGGTCACTACCGTTATAACCAACGCATGTACGCGCATTTTATGCAGGACGACATGCCCGCCGAGCAGCGCGGTATTTTCATCGCCGGCGACGACGTTTCATGGACTCCCGCCTGGGTTGAAGGCGCAGTACAAACCTCGCTAAACGCGGTATGGGGCATCATGAAACACTTCGGCGGTGAAACTCACGCCGAGAACCCGGGTCCAGGAGATGTGTTCAATGAGATCGGGCCGATCGTCCTGCCCGAGTAA
- a CDS encoding Lrp/AsnC family transcriptional regulator, giving the protein MPDIRPPVLDEIDRQLIAALQINARESVAMLARQLGIARTTVTSRLARLEKARVITGYGVRLGQRLVDGGLQAYVGITVQPRSGKEVLRRLSAMAQVQQLCAVSGEFDYVAWLRTDSPEQLDQLLDQIGSVDGVEKTTTSIILSSKIDRGQPV; this is encoded by the coding sequence TTGCCTGATATACGCCCGCCTGTGCTGGATGAAATCGACCGCCAATTGATCGCGGCTTTGCAAATCAACGCCCGTGAAAGCGTGGCGATGCTCGCGCGGCAGTTGGGCATCGCCCGCACCACGGTCACTTCGCGATTGGCACGCCTGGAAAAGGCCAGGGTAATAACCGGTTACGGAGTGCGTCTGGGTCAGCGCCTGGTGGACGGCGGGTTACAGGCGTATGTCGGAATCACCGTGCAACCGCGCTCGGGCAAGGAAGTGCTGCGGCGGCTCAGCGCGATGGCTCAGGTTCAACAGTTGTGCGCGGTGAGTGGCGAATTTGATTATGTCGCGTGGTTGCGCACTGACTCGCCGGAGCAACTGGATCAGTTACTGGATCAGATTGGCAGCGTGGATGGAGTGGAGAAGACGACCACTTCAATCATCTTGAGCAGCAAGATTGATCGCGGACAGCCGGTTTAA